A region of the Ranitomeya variabilis isolate aRanVar5 chromosome 5, aRanVar5.hap1, whole genome shotgun sequence genome:
GCGGCATCGATGTTTCTGCCATCCATCCCTTTGGTCTGAgcgcgccccacgcatgcgctgtggcgTCCCCGGCCGTGCCGGATGTTTGCGGCGTTGCCGCAgagatgggcggagatgacgtttGTCCTCCCGCCCATGTCCCATGGTGTGCCGCTGCATCCGCCGGCCGGGGACCTTCACAACATGATGGGTGCGTGCCGATTGGCCAATGCACCCCCTCTCTCTCACATTTATACCCCAGCCCTGTCAAcattaagccacgcctcctgatgaagccCGCTACGGCGAAACGTACATCGAGGCCCCCTCCTGCTCACACCACGCTGGTGCACGGTTCCTaccatgtcccaaggtaatgtCCTTGATACGTCTATAGCATGCCTACATTTTCCTTAGGACTTAGAGGTGCCGGTGTGCAGTACATCTGTATGCCTTGCTCTCATTGAGCGTAGTAACATGTTTATTCAACATGTGGTCTCCAGTTTCCTTTGATACATTACTCCAAGGATTTATTAGTTACTTTTATGTTTTCCATTTCTCTACTCTTTTGGAGTTTGATTGATTATTATTTCACTGTAGACTACCATTGTAATTTATAGGCATTCTCCATGCGTGGTTGTGGTACCAGGAAGCCTGCACTTGGTGTGTCTTCTTTCCAGCATCCATTAACATCTCTTTTGCTGGTGTCATTTGGCACACTTTTTTCCTTTCACCGTTTTTGTCTGTATGTAATTATCATATTGGTGTATATTTGATACCTTAATAAAATTATTCACTGTTTTTGATACCTCTTCTAACTTGGTTGCGAATTTGTGCGTACATTTGTCGCTCCACTCTGCAACCCAGTGAGCTTTTTTAGGTTTATATGTTTTGGCTTAGAGGTGTTCCCTCTGTTGGCCGAGAGGGTATTTTTGGTCtaagagtatagatagtgtgacagtcattgtctcttcagtttgtgtccaatggatacagcagaacagaatcaggatgcaatgacgtcaacaagcttaccaataaagcaacatggctgccattactagcagtatgtggccagtgttttatatcaggatttgtaagccaaaacaaggagtggaacaattagaggtaaattatgatattaacataataactagcaactctgcctttatcacccactcctggttttggattacaaaaactgatattaaatacagatcaaatactgccagttttagaacagccttggtttgtagaggaaaaacataggagacacagtCAACTCAACCAAaattaaagtttattaatgagaaatattataaagtttattaatgagaaatattattatcattgtagaaaattactggtacagatcgaattacaacaggacatttacacaacattgtcctgccatgacacacgtccaatatctgaatcaaaacagGCAGCTAATTGGTCCGGCATGAGactaactgctgcagttgaccgcagcaggtgatgctggaaatcgggtagtgggtgtgcaactggttcatccagttcaatgttgggtttctccttaaccattatataattatgcagaaccacacaggctttgaccacctggtcgactgtttccacttttagatttatggctgatgcaagaatgcgccatttagcgaccagaatgccaaaggtacactctactgttcttcgggccctggtcagtctgtagttaaagatccttctagtgtggttcaagtcccgactggaatagggcttcagtaggttttcacacatctgaaaggcctcatcccctaccataacaaatggcatcggtgaaccttgagtgttggggagaggttgtggcggggggaaattgaaatttttgccatacacacggtggcccatatccgagttcttgaaagtctgggaatcgttgccatcgccaaaagctccaatgttcaCGGCAATGAACCAACAGtttgcatcagctattgccatgagcacaacagaaaaatattttttatagttgaaatactcctgttcttgcaggtttgataatgcggatgtgctttccatccactgctcctaaacagttggggaaatcaaaaacactccagaatttttccgcaatttcaagccacatgtcgatggtgggtaggggtataaactcatcccggagtacattccacaaagcccggcaggtgtccgcagttattccagacagggtggatattccaagccggtattggaagtggagggatgataaactctctctggttgctagaaatctgtaaaacaaacccaagaaacattgcaatctattctacttatggtgtggttatgctaaagaaagaaaggaaaatacccaaaacatacatgtcagaaaacacaaaatttggactgtcattggtttagatttggaacgtaccttaatgtaaccagcagacattcctccggtggaatcgctctacggagctgggtgtcctgtctccgtaaggctccttggacacgagcaagcaaatcccggaacgagtcttgcaacatccttgtgtattcctggaatttctccgggttggcattaagctcaccatacagcatgtgataggctccactgctctcacgtagttcgataatggggtgcctccaaaaatgcctacgttgtctccttctccatctttcgcgattcctgtattgctcccaagcaaaagcacaggcaagaaacagcttgatgcttaaatccaggttgaaataaaagctctccatgtgaagatccatcatgacacaggatacagtagcaaactgttaagatttcagtagccatagggtctatatatagagattccataacacacgccctctgtagtcccattggcggtgtctggttatcttgatttttctcttgtgaaatttctcatcatgtgcaccaaaaacgcaaacgccgaaaaaaacgcatataaacgtgtataaatgcggcgtttttttaaccgcatgcgataccgcatgcatctaaaaaacgccgcgtttgtatgcgtttatatgtgttttttccaccacttacggatgtgttataaatgctgcagatttaaacgctaatgtgaaactagcctagctgctcaaccctgctcctccaaaaccagcttctccaccatgacagaagatcagctctccaccctcctgtcaagatcacaccacaCCACCTGCATgctcgacccgctcccgtcccacctcatctctAACCtttccacagtcttcatcccaaccctaacgcacctcttcaacctctcactcacaccaggtgtcttcccctcatccttcaagcatgccaagatcacacccatcctcaaaaagccctccctcgacccatcctctgtgtctagctatcgcccaatatctcttctcccctatgcctctaaattgctggagcaacacgtccatcttgaactgtcctcccacctctccccctgctccctctttgatcggttaaaATCTGGCTTCCATTCCCATCACTCAAATGAAACTGCCctaaccaatgacctactaactgccaggagcaagcgacactactctgtcctccttctcctgcacctgtcttctgcctttgacactgtggaccactctctTCTGCTACAAAtcttctcatctcttggcatcacagacttggccctatcgtggatctcgtcatatctgacagaccgaacattcagtgtctcctctcccacaccacctcctcactttgccccttgtcagtcggtgttcctcagggctctgttctaggacccctactcttctccatctacaccttcggtctgggacagctcatagaatcccacggtatgcagtaccatctctatgctgatgacacgcagatctacctttccggacctgacctcacctccttacttaccaaaatcccgcactgtctgtctgctgtttcggccttcttttctgctcactttctacaactgaacctggacaaaacagaattcaacatctttcccccatctcactctacccctccaccagacctatccatcaatgtcaatggctgctcactttccccagtcccacgcgcccggtgccttggggtgatcctcgactctgccctctctttcaagccacatatccaagcccttgcctcctcctgctgcctcaaactcaaaaacatttcccggatccgtgcattccttgaccgtgacaccactaaaacactagtgcatgcccttttcatctcccgccttgactactacaacctcctactctctggactcccctctagcactctggcacctctccaatccatccgacactctgctgcctgactaatctacctgtctccccgctattccccagcctctcccctatgtcaagcccttcactggctttctattgcccagagactccagttcaaaaccctcacaatgacatgcaaagccacccacaacctgtctcctccatacatctgtgacatggtctcccggtacctacctacacgcaacctccaatcctctcaagacctccttctctactcctctctcatctcttcttcccacaactggatcctagacttctcccgtgcttcccccatactctggaactctctaccccaacacatcagactctcgcctaacatagaaaccttcaaaaagaacctgaagactcacctcttctgacaagcctacagcctgcagtgatcctcaacctactgaactgccgcacaacctgccttaccctctcctagtgtttcatcacccatcccctgcagactgtgagccctcgcgggcagggtcctccctccttatgtacccgtgtgccttgttttttgctcatgtttaatgtatttgtctatatttgcccgtatttacatgtaaagtgccatggaataattagcgctataaaaatgtataataataataataataataataatgagccctGGCATTTGCCGAGATCCGCAAGTCCTTATGCTAATCCTACTTTTATTAAGCTGTAAATATTAAAAACATGATAAGTGTTCCATGGTGAAATATCATAGGTACAAAAGGTAATTATGAAAGAATTGCCACTCATCAACTGTGGTTGTGTGGAGAGAACACTATAGCTGCTGTTCTACCTGCTAAAGCTAGGCTAACTAGAGAATACCAAAATAAATGCTATGTATTTTAAAAAAGAAGGGTGTATGCAATTAATAGGCGGCACAGTTAGGATCCAAAGACATGATGGTGAGTTATTTAGTTTTATGAAATTGCCCCCCCCCAGTATGTGTGAATTTCAGAGAATTACAATTGTACTTTTGGGACAAGAAATCTGCCCATACTTAGATGCATTTTCTGTTACAGTCACTGCCCTGGGAAAAGCTAACTACTAGTGACAAAATATTAACTTCAAAGTAAAATGGGTGCTGTCTTCTATAGAAACTTTATTGACCATTGTTGACTTAGAGTCTGGGCCATGCGAGCATCATGTTACCCCAGAAGGGTCAATTCAACATCATCAGCAATTGGTATAATATCATGGATTTTTACCAGGTCAAGCACTTATATGTTTGCTGTATAGCTGTCTTAATTTCTTTATTTCTCAGACTGTATATAACGGGGTTGACCAAAGGAGTaaatacagtatatagcagggatAGGATTTTACTCATGGTGAGTGTTCGGCCTTGGGATGGGACAACATAAACACTGAACATGGTCCAGAAGAAAATGGAGACCACGGTGAGGTGGGAGCTGCAAGTGGAGAAGGCTTTCTGTCTACCGATACTGGATGGGATCCTTAGAATTGTTACAGCAATATAAGTATAAGACACTATAATAATTGTGGTTGGGGTTATAATAGTTAGAATACTTAGTAAATATAGCTCTAAATCAATTATGGAGGTGTTAGAACAGGCAAGTTCTAGTAAGGGGACAAGGTCACAAAATAAATGGTCAATGGTGTTTGGTCCACAAAAGTTTAGTTTTGCTGTTGTTATGGTGTAAATCAACATAATAGAAAATCCAAACACCCAGCAGTTGGCGATTAACATCACACATCGTCCATTTGTCATGATAGAGGTATAGTGAAGAGGATTACAGATGGCAACATATCGGTCATAAGACATCACAGCAAGAAGAAAACATTCTGCTGCTTCTGAGGTGCAAAATAAATAAAACTGTGTGATACAGCCAAGAAAAGTAATGTTTCCCCTGTTATAGAGTAGAACATTTAGCATGTTGGGGACTATATCTGAGGTCAACACGATGTCACTGATAGACAATTGTGAGATGAAGAAGTACATTGGAGTGTGGAGCTTCTTGTTGGTGGACACCAGGGTGATGATCAGGAGGTTACCAAATAATATCAGACAATAAACCACGAGGAACAAGCAGAACAGTAAAAGTCTTAAATCTTTGCTGACTTGAAATCCTAAGATGTAAAACTCTGTAACCATGGTTATGTTGAACTGCAAATAGACAGAAAAAGTACTCACTCATTATAAGTCACAGGATTCCAAGTGTCCTCAATATATCAAGGCAGAAAACTTTAAAACACAATTTTTGCAGTATACTGTCATTTTGTTTCCTATCAAAATATATACTGTGAAAATACATAAATACAGTATACTACATGATTTATTATGAAGGTTTACGGATTTCGACAAATGATCTCTAAAGATTGTGTGTCTCTATACAAGCTGACTTGTTCCAGTCAATGCCAAAAGTGAAGGTCTGTTTCGGGACACACCGCTGTGACAGCAGCAATGATATCTCACCATTTTAAATTATCCATTTGGTTCTAAGAGAAATCACAGAGGAATGGCACAAGACAGAACTGTAAGAAAAGATGATCTCCAATTGCTATATTATTAAAAATGCAAGGCTTTACTAAAATGAAGAATTAGGAGAGGTGAAAAACTCTATTTATCTGCAAATCCACCTTTAGGAAAGTACTGTTTATAATGCTCATGCATACAATGCCATCGATTTATTAAAAGCGGATAATTTTTAGACAGTATAAACTTAAACTTGTTTTAAAATGTGTCAATTTTATCACAGTGGTTCATGTTGTTTTGTAAATTTGTGACATCTTTAGATGGTCTAGTTTACGTGTACACCACGTACTTGAAATGTGTACACACAAAATAACATAGTGCCTCCTTTACCACAAGACCATTATTTGGAAGAAACCCCACAGAAAGTGTTTCAAAGACATAAGTGTAGTGCAAGACTTGTATAAAATTTCTTATTGCAAATTGAGCTACAATTTTAATTTATTGAGCTTTGCTAATTTTCCCAAAAGGATGTGTAAACTTGGAAGAATGGTTTATATGTGACTGACTGCTTTCCTTCacatgaagaagaatatgaagatttGTTAAATGGAGTAATACATAAAAGTTACCGTAAGTCAGTGAAATAAATAACATTGCACAGCTAAGAGGTTCTGCATACTACACAAATTAGGAGGGAGTGAATAACCCCGAaaataaatacagtacagaccaaaagtttggacacaccttctcatttaaagatttttctgtattttcatgactatgaaaattgtacattcacactgaaggcatcaaaactatgaattaacacatgtggaattatatacttaacaaaaaggtgtgaaacaactgaaattatgtcttaaattctaggttcttcaaaccttttgctttgatgactgctttgcacactcttggcattctcttggtgagcttcaagaggtagtcactgggaatggttttcacttcacaggtgtgccctgtcaggtttaaaaagtgggatttcttgccttataaatggggttgggaccatcagttgtattgtgcagaagtctggtggatacacagctgatagtcctactgaatagactattagaatttgtattatggcaagaaaaaagcagctaagtaaagaaaaatgagtggccatcattactttaagaaatgaaggtcagtcagtctgaaaaattgggaaaactttgaaagtgtccccaagtgcagtggcaaaaaccatcaagcgctacaaagaaactggctcacatgaggaccgccccaggaaaggaagacagagtcacctctgcttctgaggtttatccaagtcacccgcctcagaaatcgcaggttaacagcagctcagattagagaccaggtcaatgccacacagagttctagc
Encoded here:
- the LOC143774666 gene encoding olfactory receptor 5G26-like, which produces MVTEFYILGFQVSKDLRLLLFCLFLVVYCLILFGNLLIITLVSTNKKLHTPMYFFISQLSISDIVLTSDIVPNMLNVLLYNRGNITFLGCITQFYLFCTSEAAECFLLAVMSYDRYVAICNPLHYTSIMTNGRCVMLIANCWVFGFSIMLIYTITTAKLNFCGPNTIDHLFCDLVPLLELACSNTSIIDLELYLLSILTIITPTTIIIVSYTYIAVTILRIPSSIGRQKAFSTCSSHLTVVSIFFWTMFSVYVVPSQGRTLTMSKILSLLYTVFTPLVNPVIYSLRNKEIKTAIQQTYKCLTW